The sequence TAGAGGAACCAGCCTTGAATTAAGCATCAAGTAGCACATCTAACATTCACTCACGCTCTGTGAACTAAGAATAAAGTGTAATTTATCTAAGAGATATGCTCTAGGTCTAGGGTGTGTTTCACAGACAGGTGTGAGTGAGGTTCCTGGATGTAAATCCTTGTATCCTCAAAAGGAGATTATATCATGCATAGAGGAACCCTACAATAAGCGCTGGCAAATGACAGGGTTGATGATGATTATTTATCATGACTGAAAGTGTGCCGCCTTGAATTCTCGCTTCCACCATAAAAGGGGAGGTGGCTCACTGGATCACCGCAGGCGCAAAAAAGTTGAAATCCATCATACTGGGAGAGTAATTCACTTGTAATCGCTGGGTCTGTTGTAACACAAAAAACTCTAATCTCCTTCgtatttaatagatgaggcaaatcttttgccttcatTAAAAAAAATATCCTACATGAGGGTCCACATCTAATATAAGAAAGTCACCATCACTCCATATATTACTAGGTCCCGCGCTAGGTCAAAAAAGGTTGAAAAAAGGTTCGTAAGCGAGAAATGGGTGGAGGACGACAGTGGTTCGTACGCGAGAAATGGAGGACATACAAGGAAGGAGGGCGGTCGAGTTGGTGGGATTGGTGAATTTGATAAAATTTGGGATGGGTTTGTCTGGTCCGACATGGCGGACATTCCAGGCGTCCCATATTCGTCCCAGATATGGACTGGATTTAATGGATGCTGGTCAGCCCGAATAAATACGGTCGGTTCAAGAGAGCTGAATCGCGATTTTGTAATCGGTCATTGACCAGGCCGACCATCCATATGTATAGGGGCCGTTTGTGGAGCCCACCTGTAAGATGCTCTAACCAGGAGCAACGTCGCTCAAGGCATTAAGTAGCTACAGTAGCACATGTATACATGCATGGTGACATCAGGGCGCGCTCATGGATCTACAAATGTGTTCGGATTCAATGGTACGAGTGGGCAGGGGCGGACCCAGGAAAAAAAATTAAGAGGGGGCTTTAATGTATGGCCATATTTTGAATTAACAATGCAGTTGTTCATATAAATTGAAACCTAGGCACAATCACTTCATTCTCCGGCGCCCAGCCGAAGccgaggaagccgagggcgccgccgtcaAAGCCGTCGGGCATGTCAAACGCCGATTGAAGGGTCAAAGTGCAGCGAAgggaggccgtcaccgccgacCGGCAGAATAGGGCcctcgccaagaaggcccgcggcaacgcggcgcgcgcggccgccgccgccgccgctgccgcttccgcggaccaagccgaggccgaggcggcgcgcgcgggcATGATGAATCCCCCCGGCAACCTCGCGCAGCACGCGCCATGGGGCCATCAAGGTGTCGGGTCTCTGACGCCGCAACCATGGGGATCGCTGGGCTACGCCGACGGGGACATGCACGGGGGGTTCAACCCAAATGTCAAGTTCCCCCATggacacccggcccagcgcacgccctcgcccgccttcaccggcgtgcagtaccctccatacaactactcgccgcccgcgtACGCGTCCTCCCTGACGCCTCCTCTCCGCCGTGGGGcactgcccttctcgcacctcggcgacgctgatgagaccgaggccgacatggacgacatcatcgcggagggatcggccgcggccgccgcgtctcccgggttcacCGCGGATGAGGCAGTGGATCTCAGTGGCGgaatggacggcgagctcggctacgtctacggcgacgaggagcaggaggagcaggaggaagaggacgaggaggaggacgaggacgaggaggagccggcGAGGAGGCTCAAGAAGAAGAAACGGACGGCCAGGTCAgccgagccgcgcatcaagtgggcgtccaagaaGGTGGAATGTCTCGCCGaggcatggaaagtcgtctgcctcgacccaaccaccggcgcgaaccagagcATCGACACGTACTGggcgcgcatcaaggccgagttcgacgagcgcaagctcgtcgacccctacttcaaaggcgtctacatgcagcgcggggcGAAGGCGATGACGAACCATTGGGGGCGCAtccagggggcgtgcaacaaatgacATGGTGTCGTCGAGGAGGTGGCCGCttgcccggagagcggcgccagcattgaggatcaggtatgccacgccGGCCTCCCGTTTCTCTTCGCCGTGTGCGCGCCCGCCGACTGTATGTTTGTCCCCACGCAGTTGCTTCGGCCAGTATAGGCAGAGCAACAACGACGccgagttcaagtacctccacatCTACAAGCGCATCGACAAGTGCGACAAGTGGGCGGATGTCCGGCGCAACCTcgagaaggccaaggagacatacaaacTGGACGCGCCGGCTCCGGGCGCGTCAGAAGGGCGGTCCGACGGCAACAAGGGCGCCAAGAAGGGGAAGCAGGCCGACGCGGCCACCGCTCGCGTCCAGGAATCCATCCAGCACTGCCTCGCCGACGCacaggcccgggccgtccttcgtgaggagaagaccgaggcgcagtggtcggcgttgatgtcgacaagcgccgtcaagctcgacctactccggaccaatgtcgccgcgaagaagaggaacaccgacctggctttcctgctgggaggggcggacatgctccagagcactgacgaggcggtcaaggcgtggtacagGGCGCATGTCGGCCTTATCCTGGACCAGCTTCCCTCGACGACGACGCCCACGACGCGCCGTCTCCGACGCCGCCCACGCCCACGCACACACCGCAAAGCCCGACCGACGATGCCGCCGAGACTGTCCGCAGCGCCGAGGACCCGTCAAGCCTGCGCACACCGACACCaccgacgccggaggccgacctcgccgtctgatgcgcgcttccgttttgatttttttgtacgccgaacttttCATCGATCGCCGGATTGTGGCGTTTGTTTTTGGGCGCGCGAAGAACTACGTTTGAATTTGCCAACGCTTGGGTCAGGCGCCTGGGGGTGTGGCTGGGTGCTAGACCACCCCCAGGGGCCGAAATAGCGCCGGCTCGCCCTCAGGGCGCAGCTTttggcgccctggggggccgaagggctggagatgctctaagaaaatCTTGCTTGGTGGCCAATTAATCTAAGCGCCTCAGATTCAATCATGTGCATCCAATCATCTCTATGGCCAACACACACTTAAAATAGTCTTAAATCTTGATCAAAGCTCATGCTTGCGAGACAGAGTCCATTAATGGGAAATTGCCTAGCACATCGTTCTCGCGATGTGCAATGCACCTGACGATGCACGTCTGGATGTGCAACAACGTCGCAATTTCTTGCAGGGGTTGACCAGGAAGCGGTCTGCCGCCTAGCTAGCTATCGGCAAGCAACCTCGCAAGAAGTAGCGTTAGGAATTAGCAAGATAGAGGATGGGATTTTGTAATGGATCGGCGTGCATGTGCACAAGCTAACGAAACCGATTACGTGCTGCTTTGGTTTAATCACATTTTGTCGGTGGAGTGACGGAGTACTGCTTGAAAAAAGGTCGCTTTTCCATGAAAGAGAGGGAGAACACGTAAGCACGGACGCACGTCGACGCACATGCACGATGCGCGCAGATGCACACCTCTCAGATACGACATGAAGCTTTGAATCTGCCCGTCTAGCTACTTGACTAGTCCCTACCGTGTGAGTGCTACTGTGCACACTTCTAGACCAGTATGGGTATTATCCCATCAATCAGTCCAAAACCGTTAGACTTAGATATGCACGGGTCAAGTCTCCTCGTCTTCGATCAGCAGGTTGGATGCCCAGGACATGGACATGTCGACATATTTTTCTTTGCATTCCCAGTTTGGACATGCTTAACAGTCCCAACTAGTGTCCACTGTCCAGACTCAAGAGATAGTTGGACAGAGACATCCTTCTTGTATATGTCCGGTCATGCACGAAATTTGCCCGAACCTGCAGTCCAGCATATATCCGAGAATCAACTAACTAGTAGTACACGCGTTCTCACTGCTCAGCTGGGGCACAAGTAGATTACTCGACATCCATGTTCAGCGTTCAATTCAGGTACTGTGGCGGCCGGGCTAGCTAGATCGCAGCTTTGAGCGCAAGCTACGTTTGAATGAAACTGGAGTCAAGGCGTAAGCAAGTACCGCTGCAATCTCATCGTTTACGACGATTACGCAGGCATGGAGGCGACAAAAGTCCTATTGGCCGGCCAGCACTGCTAGGGTACAGTGTGGCCTTCGGTCCATAGATGGCCGGTGTGGCGCAGCAAATGGAACACTGCCAGCCTGTAGCATATATACTCTGGGTACATCGATCATATTCGTCGAACCGCAATTTGATTACTGATCCAGAACAACATTTTTAGATCAAATTGCCGAATGAAGAACGGATTTTCCTCCGAGCTGCCAATGGAATTAATGAATTCCGTCCAAAGGTGTATAAGGTTCAAAAACTGAACGATCCTTTGCAACATTCATCAATATTTCAAAACGCCAACAACCCTCACTTGTGCGTAGTACATaatccatctgttcctaaatataagtttctAGAGATTCcattatgaactacatacagaataAAATTAATGAAActacactgtaaaatatgtctatatacgtccGTATATAGTCGTGGATTCTCTTAAAAGACTTTGTGTTTACAAGATGAAACAGTGAACGGAGGGGGTACATATGAGCTTTATGTTTACAAGATCGAATAGTGAACTTATATATCTCATTCTAATCAAACAAATTTACATGTGCTTCACGCATCAATCAAGAAACAAAAACGTATCGACTTCCTTCTTTCCAGCTAGCTACCTAGGAGAACATTTCGCAAAaaacagacaaacaaacaaactaGACGAACAGCTTGAGCAAGACGGGCGGCTGGTTGCCAGTGGCCTGGTGCCCCGTCATCACCTGACCCGGCAGTAGCGCGACGCCGCGCCACACCCACTGGTCGTCGTCGCCGCGGCCGCGCAGTACCATCTCCTCGCGGTGACGCCTCATGTGTCCCCCGAGCGCCTGGCCCGTCTCGAACCCCATGCCGCAGATGCTGCACTCGTGCCGCTTGTTCTCCCGTCTTCTCCGCTCTCTGATATCCCTGGCGATGCGGACGCCGAGCTCCAGCTCGTGGCGGCCCCGAAGGTGGCTCGTCCGGTGCCCGCCGAGCGCCTGGAACGACGCGAAGGCACGGCCGCACGTCTTGCACACAAACTCCCCCTCACCCGACGTCGCCACCACGGCGCCGCTCGTGCGTCGCCGTGCTTTCTTGGCGGGTGACCTGGTTGTGTCCGTCGAAGTCGTGGACGACGTCGATGAGTCCGTGGTCAGTTCCAGCGCCAGTGACAATACCTCCTCGTCCCTCGCGCGCTTCATCCCCGCTCCCATGGAGTTTGATCCTCCGATTTCCTGTCCTTCGTAGACCTCGAGCTAGTTTGGTTGTCGTGTGAGAGAATGGAGAATGAACGAGTTGATATGGCAATGGCATATGGATGGCACACGTTATATATAGGTCCGTGGGTGTGGAGTTGCTAGGTGCTGGCAAACTAAACGCATCTACTGTACTAGCTTGCTGCAACTGGAAAGCTATCAATTAAAATACAA comes from Triticum aestivum cultivar Chinese Spring chromosome 5B, IWGSC CS RefSeq v2.1, whole genome shotgun sequence and encodes:
- the LOC123117486 gene encoding zinc finger protein ZAT5-like, producing the protein MGAGMKRARDEEVLSLALELTTDSSTSSTTSTDTTRSPAKKARRRTSGAVVATSGEGEFVCKTCGRAFASFQALGGHRTSHLRGRHELELGVRIARDIRERRRRENKRHECSICGMGFETGQALGGHMRRHREEMVLRGRGDDDQWVWRGVALLPGQVMTGHQATGNQPPVLLKLFV